TAGTTACTCTACAGCCCACCATTCACCTCTACCTGCATATGTGTGTTGGTAGATGGGAAAACCATAGACGCTGTACAGAATGGAAAAGAGGAGGATGGGAAGCAGGATGAAGAGCTGGAGAAAGGATTAAAGGCTCTGTCCACCAATGACACGTCAGAGAGCTCACCACAGGCCCCAcccactgccccgcccaccaAGCCTGCAGGCACCACCCCTGAGGGCTCTCCCTCCAAGTCCCCctccaagaagaagaagaagttcAAAGCTCCTTCGTTTCTGAAGAAGAGCAAGAAACAGAAGGAAAAGGTTGAAACCTGAACTCTCGCAACTGTAGAAGTGCTCATACAGACAGTTTTACAGTCCACCACACTAACACGTTCCCACATGAACAAACATGGCAGTCATAAACCCTCGGCTAGCAAAGttgcactcactcacactccaaCTCACTGTGGACCACCATGTTCGTCCTGTCACACCATACAAACTGCTCTTTGGGTTATTGTTTTGTGACAAGGAACAAATTAAACTAATTTTCTTTACAATATCTGACAACAATCTGACTTACCCTTACTGATACAGGCAGAAGTTAATAAACTCAACCTCCCTCCCTTGCttgtaaaatgtcattgcacTTAGCAACAAGCATATGAACAAGACTGTGGCATTAATTAAGCACGGActgattgttttctgtttttaattATTCACTGATGGTCATATTGCACAAGTATTTGTATAGTTTTGAAGTGTATCGGTGTGCCGTCTACTGACTGAAAGCAGGTTTCTTGCCCATGTGCCGCGTGAGCAGAGTTCAAGGTTATGAATAGAATAGCAGacacagaaacaaaaaaaatattgcaaagTGTAATCGTAACAATGCTGAATcaacttaaaaaaacaaacaccaaaTGACACACTCTGGAATGCAATTTGTTTATGCAATGAAAACAGATTAAAAAGGCACTAAAATATTCCAGTCCTTATTTTAATTTTGTATAAGCAATGAGAGAATTCTTTGCAGTGGTACTTATTTTTATGATGACTCGTTTAAAATGCTTTTGTGTGTAAATCTGCTGGTTTTCAATTTAGCCTTCATGTCATTAGAATGTAAAGTGATCAGTGCTAGGTTGTACCAatcattaaaatttatttaaaagaaCATGTGCTTTCAGTGTTCTTTACAACTTAGATAAATTgggtttattgttattttttaatAACATATGTGAATATaattttgctttttaaatataatttttttgtttcaaCAAAAAGGAAGAAATTCACGACTGAAAGGCGAAGACGACCTAGAAGAGCAGAACGTGGGAACTAAAAGATTCGTGTTTGTTTCCACCCGAACTACTTTATGAGTGCGCTAGATTGTAAACGAGGCAATGCATAGAGGTATTGGTCGAGAATTTTCTATCTAGCTAGCTGATATCTCCCCCAAGTACACACTCGGGTTTAAAATAACCGAAATGGTCCGAAGCAGAAGTAGGACACCGCCTAGACGAGGTTTGTAGTCAATTTAACCTTTGATAAGTCCGTGTATGCGTTGCCTTAATGATTTTATAGAGGCTAATTGTTAGCTAACTAGCATTAACAACTTTAGTTTGTTAGTTAGTGAACTAGTTTTGTCATTTTAACCGTCGTTCgtgtaaatgtttttttagaGAGTTTGGCATTGTAAAACATCAGCTGTCCGCGTTTAGGAAGGAAATGTCCGGCTGGTTAGCTGTTAGCTACATAGCTAGTCTGTGGTTGTACGAGCACTTTGGCTAACTCGGTTTGTTTACTTCACGGCGCTGCCGGCCGCGTCCCGACGGCGGTTCTGACTCGGTACATTATGCGTGTGCGCCTCCGGTGTCCTTCCTCGGGGGTCGTTCTGACGTGGTGTCTCTCCGTTAACTTCACACGACTTTAGAAAGGCGCCGCTCGCGCTCGTCTTCGAGGGACCGCGAGCGCAGGCGTCGCGAGCGGGACCGTTCGCGGTCTCGAGACCGGGACAGACGGAGAAGCCGCTCGAGGTCGCCGCACAGACGACGGTCCAGGTGAGGCGCGCGACAACGGTTCGGAATCTTTAGTAGCGCAAGCGCAGATTCTTCAATTTTGGAGCCTGTATTATGTCACTGAAATGGGGAAAAACACACGGGGTGGTAAGAAAGATGTAAAAAGTGGTTTCACAGTGtcccttttgtgtgtgtgtcagtgttgcaATATCAGCAAGTAATAGATCATTGCAGAATAAAGCTGTATctataaaatattaaattatttcAGCTTCTGCTGTTTGAGGATATGGAGTCCCAACTGGGTCTTCTTAATTATGTGGGCAGTGTTCAGAGACCATTTAGCACAGATTTATGTTCCCAGAAATCTGCACGACACCATAACAGTTATTGGCTTGTTACTgacaccggggggggggggggggggggggggtttgccaTATTCTGTCATTTCCAAATAGCAATGATCGGTTGTGTGGATGATCTCATCATCTTCATGTGGCCGTGCAGGCCGACCTCCTCTGGTAAGACACTTCAGCCTTGTCTGAAGCGTGCCTGCTAATGGTGCTGTAATCAGACTAAAGGGTTCTGCACAAGGTTAACTGTGTTAAAAACGGCAGAAAATAAATGTTGTGAAGAGTGTGCAGCAGCGACAGTTGCCAGGCTGACGGCCAGAGGCATACAGAGCATGCTGGGTAAAtcatggtggtgtgggtggggaggaCCAGGTTTACTCTACTGACTGCAGAGGATTGTGGGGCAGAAGATTGTGTGTTGTAGGGTGGGAGAAAGGACATGGGCTGAAGGATCACGCTTGGGCGCCAAGGGAAACACTCGATCCCTGTCCGTCTGCGTCTCGGTCGGCAGGTGATTGATGTAGCAGGGCTCTGTGTCTGCTCTCTCGCTTCGCCTCAGGTGGCCTGCAGAAGAAAAGAACATTTAAGCAGGCTGCGTTCAGACAGACACAGGTGTGTCCAATTATATTCAGCAGCTGGTTCACCTGACCACTCGCCCCATTCATGCTCCCTTATAGCCGCAGGTAAATCCCcataagataagataatcctttattaatccctCAGCGGGAACACATGCTGCGTACAACACAAATGGGAATATGGGTGAAAGAGTTGAATTACATTCTATTTTCTAATGCCTTCATGTTGAGAAACTATGGCGAGAGAGGCACTGGAAATACTGCAGTCACCTGCATCAGATTCTTGATTACATGACAACTAAAGACTTGTAGAATTGAAAAGTAGACTTGGAAAAAGAGTTACTAAAACATGTTTCACATAATATTTTGAGGGAACTTAACTGTAATATGAGCACTATTGTGTTCTTTCGAAAAGGTAGAGTTTAGTCTGATCAGGGTAAGACAGAAACAAACGTCGATGTCACTAGGGGCAGTCACGACCACTAGGGGCAACATGCTAGCCAACAAATAACCCAAGCTCCTATACATACTGCAGTCTGGAGATAAGGGGGTGTTGTTGGCTTGATCTATTAAACAGAGGGAGCTCTTCTGTAATATACCTGCCGTTAAGACCTATGAAGGAGCTGGAATATGTGAAGACTAAATTTTGTTGCCTAGTACTTATATGGAAACAATACATTGAATCTTAATCTTAAATTGAATCTAGAAGGTAATCGTCTGGCCACAGACATCAATAGGAGGTAGAAATACATTGCTTTATTTGAATCTGCTTCGACCTTTACTGAAGAGGAGATGCACAGCTAGTTTTTTAGGCTAACTGAAGCACAAAAATGAGACCTGGGTTCTTCCATAACACTGGAAGAGATTACTGAGGTAATTAAAGTGTTCAGAAGGCACCAGGTCCAGATGGctttgcaggggagttatgTAACAGaggtggccatgttttttgctGCATCTTTGTATGCTGAGGCCTTTGAGACAGGCTTCTTACCCCCTGCTCTGACACAGGCATTCATTACCCTTATCCTCAACAAACACAAAGGCCCCTGGTAATGTAAGCGCTCTCCACCAAATTCTTTAATTCCAGCAGATGTCAGAATGTTTTCTAAAGTGTTAACTAACCACTGGACAGGCTGATTACACCTCTGGTATGTATATAGCTAGGCATTCTCCACGGCTAGAACCTTGGAGATGATATCTGGCACTTTATTCATATTTTGTGGCCAGTAGCTAGTTTCCAGTCTCCAGCCATCTCGTTGGATGCTGAAAATGCATTTCACAGGGTTGTATAGAGCTGTACAGTAATCGAAGAGTGTAGGTTTGGTCATACCATACTTCTTTTATAAAATGAATTTCAGCACTGTATAAGGAGCCAAAGGCAGCTGTGCAAACATGTAGACTAATCTGGGATTAATGATCTGGGATTATTTTTGCTCTGGGTATGGTAACATGCCACAGACTCCCCTCTGATGCTGTGTGGCACTGGACCCGCTGGCAGCTGCTGTAAAGAAGGAGGATTATGTCCATGGAGTCAGAGGGGTTGTATTTTACTGTTAGTCTCAGACCCAGTTTACTGAGAACTATCGATTCTTTTTCTGCATTCTCGGGATTTAAGGTCAACTGGATGAAATCAGAAGCTCTCCCACTGAAAACTTACTGCTCAGTCTCTACATTCAGCTTGAACCATTTACGTGGCCCAAACAGGGCATTTGAAATTTGCTTACTTTATTACCCCCTGTCCCTGTCCCAGCCCCCCCACAGGGGCAGAATTTCCCCTGGCATCTAACCAGAAGTGCAATATACAGTATTATTTACATAAGTGCAGTGGTAGCTATTGTAATTACAGTGTGTGCAATGACAGTGGTAAAaatatgtccatgtatgtaagAGGCAAAACATAAATATTCAATATATAAATAAGCATGAGTACAGTATGAATGGAGGGAATAAATACTATAACAGTTTGTGCAAATATGATTGAAGCAGCAGACAGTGCAAATATGAACAGTACAGTAACAGGTTTAAAGTGCAGTGAGTGCAAATATGCATTaaagtgactgtgtggagtTCAGCAGGGTCACAGCCTCAGGGAAGAAGCTCCTCCCACGTCTGCTGGTGCTGAGGCTCCTGTACCGTCTGCCAGACGGGAGGAGGGTAAAGAGTCTGTGGTTGGGCTGAGAAACTTCCATGatgttgctcaccctgcccaggCAGCCCTTGTGATACATGTCCCGAATGGAGGGGAGTTGAGTGCCTGTGATTCGCTGGGCAGTTCTCATCACCCGCTGAAGCGCTCTCTGGTCTGTAGCAGAGCAGTTGCCGTACCACACGGAGATGCAGTTGGTGAGAACGCTCCGTAAGAAGTTGAGGCGCTGTTGAAGTCAGACACAAGCTCCACCACACGCTCCATTGatgtggaggggggtgtgttCTTGTCTTCTAGTCCTCCTGAATTCCACTTTGATCTCCTTGGTTTTAGAAGTGTTGAGCACCAGGTTATTGTCATGGCACCTCGCAGTCAGGTGCTGCACCTCGTCCCTGTAGGCCATCTCATGGTCATCGCTAATCAGGCCCATCACCGTGGCGTCATCTGCAAACTTTACTTGAAAGTACTCCTCCTACCACTTTAAAGTGGACCCCCCTACCTGTTGTACAGGCACAACGCAGGACCATGCGAGTACAAACATGACTTGCTACGCACTTTTAGGCTGTGTCCTAAAATCCAAGAATTTCAGATGtcgatttttaaaatatatttgcaGGACCAGGCATGCATGCTGTCCTAGACACTTGTGTTGGGAGACCCAAAAAGTATGTTGGTGACAAGTACACAAAGAACTGGATCTTAATGAGTAGGTGTAGCTCGTCAGATCATTCTtagggggtggaggagaagtGACACACCTCCTTTTTATTCTGTTCTTCAGAAAATTGGACACACAAGGAGATATAGGGAGAATATGCAAGTTAGATTAGAAGCTCCCAGAGAGATGCAGTGGTGAGCTATAGGTCCTTGTGTAACGGCATCCATATTGTTTGCCTGTtcttatgtttgtgtttgtaatttGGTTTCTCTGCAGGATATGTGGGTTGCATCATAAATGACACTCATGGTAGTGAGTGGGTTTAGGTTCAGGGGTTTTCTAGGGTGTTTCTCTGCAGGTGTGGAAGAGCATGCAGTCTTTTAATATTACTAATGAATAAAAATGACTAAAAAAAAGGTCAAACAGTGCATCAGCGACCTCtaaatgaaatgtaaaaaaaagattAATTATGTTTCTAAATCCTGGAGAGTGTTGGACAACCCATCCGTTCAGCGTCTGTGTCGTTTTGGACACAGGTCTCCACGCCGCCATCGTTCGTCCTCGTTGTCTCCGTCACGGCAGAAGGACAGGAGAGAGGACGACAGGAAGGACGCGAAGGACAAACCTGTGAAGGTGCATCAGATATCAGGTGCGCCTTTGTCACCTCCCACCTTTAAAGATAcccttgttgttgttgatgatggcGGTGTTTGGTTTGGGTTTTTCCCTGAGCCGACTGATGCGGGGGGAAATCTGTCTACGTGTCCTTTTTGCTGCAGCTGAGGACATGCAGGGAAAATCTGAAGAGGAGATTGAGATGATGAAGCTCATGGGTTTTGGGTCGTTCCATACCACAAAGGTGAGATCTGTGAAACACACCAGGAACCTCACATTCTGAATCTACATCCATACACTTAAAATAACAGAGGTGTTACCTGATAGCCATGTAGTGTGTTGGACAAGACACTAATAATTATTTACAAATTAACCATGTTTTAGTTTTTCTGCACGATACATTCATACTGGTATGTAGTGTCAATGATCAAGccccagatgataccaccactgACCACATGGTGGCGTAGTGACACAAAACACGAAGCTACTGTTCTGTCTTTTAGCTTGTACACACATTCATTGACTGTCAAGCGGGTGCTGGGCTGAAAGAGCAATTATCAAGAACACTTGGTTTAGGTTTACACAGTCTTACAAATCAGCATCTTTGAACCCGTTTAACATGTTCATAACGATGCACAAGGCTTGAACATGCATTATAAAGTCATAGAATTTGAACCGTTTGACCAGCAGACACGAGGACTTCTTTTATCACTGCAGCATGCACTGAAGATCACTACTGAGACCGTGAGGAGACTTGTGGTTCCCTGTATGAGCAATATGTGTCTCTTCCTCCGTCTCCCAACAGGGTAAAAAGATGGACGGGTCTGTCAATGCCCACGCTGTGAACGTGACTCAGAAGAGGAAGTACAGGTTAGATTGTTTGTGCCGCATGTTGCAATCCAGTCATTTATTTTCCCGTAGGGATTTTTTCACATTTCCACTGGAAACTCACATGCTTCTTACTGCAAATTAGAATCTACTGCTTATTGGTACACTGTTGCTATGGCACTATGGTATTGTGAAAATCTGTCATACACATtgtttttagtttagttttttttttttttaagctgcaTTTTCATTCCTGTCTCATAAATGTCCACACATTCAGAATCTATTCAGCCACTTGAACTGGAATACACTGCTGGATGAAAATCCTTACAGCAGACTCTGATTTTCATTCAGAACTTGTCCGTCACGTTACAAACACAGATGTATCGTTGGACGGGTGGAGAGGAGACGCCATGCCCTCGTCACAGTAATGGGCGGCTACCCTGCAGGGGGGTCAAAAATCTAACTGCATAAGCCCCTCCTGCTCTTGATACTTTCTACTATGTTAATGCAATAAAGAAACTGTAAACCTATGAGTACGTGTTGAAGGTTCTGCCTTCTAGTGTAAATCATCTGAGAATTATGCATGGTCATGGTGCAAGTTCTGATTTTGTTTACACATGTCCACCACATGCTTTTGAGGAATAGCACTCTGTTTGGTTGTCCAGTTGGCAGCAACTGCCGGCATTGTGGCCAATCACATCTGCAGGTATATCGCAGCTAAGAGACAAACATTCCCATTGGCTGACGATGATGTAATATGTTGGTGCAGCGAAGAGATCAATGATGTAATCATATTTTCTTTTACAGGCAATATATGAACAGAAAAGGTGGGTTCAACAGACCTCTGGACTTCATTGCTTGATATAGGAGAAACGGGGAATGTTCTTAAGGTTTTGAGGACTTCGGTTTTGACTTGCTCATTGTAACTTTGTTTTGCTCTTTGTGGTTCTAAATGTATACCTGtaagttgtttttatttttgataaTGTGTGTAAATTTATCACTGAAGCTGTTTAGCTTTTGATGACTAGTTGTGTTACAAATTTGAAAGGACTCTGACTGGGTAGTTGATTCTTTGGATGGTTTATTTGTTCAAATCTGAATTGTGTATCACCTTTCAACTAATTAAATGTTCTTACCAGCTTGGAGTTGGTGTTTTTCTCCAGTATTGTCTATGATTGAGATTATAACCAATACTTATCTAAGAACCAACAATATGgcatttattttaaaagcatAATTTATCACTTGCTAAATATCACTACACTGCATTTGTGAAGCTCATATCATTGACACAGCACAGGAGTTTTTAAAGTGCCAATTAATTATGTATAGAAATCATTAGaaatataattttaaaatacACTCGGTTGAAGGGTAAAAAATAACGGCTGATATCTAAATTGCTTACGTAAGATAGCATTTGAAAAGCACAAATGACAATTCACGGGAACCCATCGTCCAAGCTGTGCTCTccaaacctaaaaaaaaacaagacttGCCAAGGTTTCTGCAAAAACAGCATGTGCGAGGGGGCGTGGCTGTCTAGTTCCGGAGGCGTTGTCATTTGGCCAATCGCATCCTATTGTGGGATGACGAGCTGACCAATTGACACAGGACAACAAATGTAGCGTGAAATACGAACGCGCTCTTCGTCTTAAATTACCGACTTCTTGCAGGTGCCTTGTGATAAATGTAATGCCTACGATGCACAAAACGCACCATTATTCGTTTCCTTTGCTTAATATCGGTTCTCAAATACCGAAACAGATGCGACCAATAGGAACGCTGTTTCCTGTATCGGCCGCCCAATAGCAGAGCGGCGGCTCTGGCGTCCGTGACAGGAGTACAGTAACGTGACCAATAGGAACGCCGTTTCCTGTATCGGCCGCCCAATAGCAGAGCGGCTCCTCTGGTCTCCCTGACAGAAGTACAGTAACATGACAGTCCGCTCGCGACCATTTCAGCTGCCCGCCACAGCGACGTTATAGTTTGCTAGCTacgcttttatttattttttgttgctaaaaaaaaacaacttaccTCAGTTGCTCATAGCCACTGATTACTCGAGCTGTAACGTAAAAAAAAACGTTCACgcgtcaaaaaaaaaaaaaaaaactcgaaACCAGCGATTCTCTGAACTTCAGAGGCCGACGTGACGGTTACAAACATCGGCCGTTACATTTGTTTTTTAGAAGCCTGTCCTCGCGCGCACTAGCTAGCGTTTAAAAAACAACATCTGTCGAACCGACAACGGCCTCGCGAGCCCGTTACACCAACTCTCCTGGTTAGCTACACCAAACCCGCTAGCAGCGCCTATTCAAACAAACGGGACTCGCTAGATTTTCTGGACTGCGTTTGGACCACAGATCCAGCCAGgcactttgtttgtttgtttgtttttttataccGAGAAGCCCTGCTGAGAGAATTTCTGTGGTTTAAGACAGCAGGATAAtttgggtttttgtttgtttttttcttattaGTTTCTCGTTATCTAGCAAGCTAACGTACTTGGGATTAAATCCTGGTTTGTGCGAGTAAACCGTACGTTTTCGGCACCAGTGTAAATATAGCAGGCTAGCCAGGCTAGCCGTCAAGTGTTCTTGAGACTGCGGTGGATGTTTGGCTTTGGCCGGCTAGTGGACTGGTGTGTGCCTAGCTTGCTACCTCAGCTTGGTAACAATTCAGTATACTCGCAGAGTCGGCTGTCAACGTTGTTTGACAGCTCATCTCCGAACAGCACAGTTTGTTTTCAGGGCACTTTACATGTTACACCAAGCCGTGGTTTCGGGGAGACTTCCCTTGTTTTCGTAGGATTCCTCTCTTTTTTCACGGATCCTGTTAAGTTCTGAAATTCAACATTTGTTAATTAGCTTTCCAAAATGTGTGCAAACTAGCTAGGTATTTACCGAGCAGCTAACAGAGGGAGATTTCAGTCTGATTCAGACCCAAATTATCAACTCCATTTGGGAACGGGCGCAAGCTAGGCGGCTAGCTAGCTATCAAAGGCACATCAATACTTTATCAGAAAATAAGCTTTAATATCAATAAGCTTCCATTTCCGGTGTTTTTGTCTGCAAAAATACCTTTTTTTATGCTGTTGATCAGCTATCTTGTTTTAAATCATCCATCAGACACGAGACGGAGGGAACAGAGGCTGGTTGTTTTCTTATTTTTGATTCGGATTGTCATTTTTATTAAATCGGTGTTATTGTTGAAAATGGCGGCCATCGGAATGGTGCAGATGTTGATCGAAGCTGCCGAGTACCTTGATCGCAGAGAAAGAGGTGAAGTAACTTCAAATGCACACAATTATGTTTTTTACGAAGATCATTTTATACACACCGTTGGCGCTATGTGCACATTCCTGCTAGTAGGGCAACTACGTTACCGTCAAAATCATAAATGGCATTTGATCATAATCCTGCTTGCATTAACTTCGACAAAACAATTGGAATAAGTAAGTAATATTTTTTGGATGATAAGGGAGAAAAAACACGGGCAGTATGGATGGTCAGTTTTCGAGCAGTCTTTTCAGGGGATACTAATGTTTTGTTGAGCCTCGTTCGT
The genomic region above belongs to Brachyhypopomus gauderio isolate BG-103 chromosome 3, BGAUD_0.2, whole genome shotgun sequence and contains:
- the snrnp27 gene encoding U4/U6.U5 small nuclear ribonucleoprotein 27 kDa protein isoform X1, coding for MVRSRSRTPPRRERRRSRSSSRDRERRRRERDRSRSRDRDRRRSRSRSPHRRRSRSPRRHRSSSLSPSRQKDRREDDRKDAKDKPVKVHQISAEDMQGKSEEEIEMMKLMGFGSFHTTKGKKMDGSVNAHAVNVTQKRKYRTCPSRYKHRCIVGRVERRRHALVTVMGGYPAGGSKI
- the snrnp27 gene encoding U4/U6.U5 small nuclear ribonucleoprotein 27 kDa protein isoform X2; its protein translation is MVRSRSRTPPRRERRRSRSSSRDRERRRRERDRSRSRDRDRRRSRSRSPHRRRSRSPRRHRSSSLSPSRQKDRREDDRKDAKDKPVKVHQISAEDMQGKSEEEIEMMKLMGFGSFHTTKGKKMDGSVNAHAVNVTQKRKYRQYMNRKGGFNRPLDFIA